In a genomic window of Halalkalicoccus sp. CG83:
- a CDS encoding polysaccharide deacetylase family protein, with protein sequence MNDHRSNATRRTVLAILGAGALAGCLERDSSEEVDDVASASPAPESESSPESETEPEPEPEPREPTLWLEEDSRDRCRDAGESWRDCEALDEWEVLQGSLEVETDRTYDGSQCAHLTADGDGGTVVRIPIDGYDLSRTTFSLAAYVETPGDHYSPFFDVNDPAHDQQLHFRSRHKIDEPGWLRYDLGVTFRSNAESADEPYLTVAWYGTDVDWYVDDIRAVPVTEDPHVIVQFDDSLRTTYDTAYPIMREYGIPATVFTITGRVGNSRSLTLEQMREMQDDGWEFGSHTVSHPRLGDLSPEEQREELEGSKRWLLENGFEESAGLFAYPFGSFTAETVDVAADYYYFATHGQRGATNRTVTSPLSANRHPGDDPERSKELVDLLMDETVPTDTLILYYHDVIEGHETWIDPKGFRETMAYINEKDVPHLRTSDLWRHQLNRG encoded by the coding sequence ATGAACGATCACCGATCGAACGCCACCAGGCGAACGGTCCTAGCGATCCTCGGTGCCGGGGCTCTCGCGGGCTGTCTCGAGCGTGACTCGAGCGAGGAGGTCGACGACGTCGCGAGCGCGTCGCCGGCCCCCGAATCGGAATCGAGCCCCGAGTCCGAAACCGAGCCGGAGCCGGAACCGGAACCCCGGGAACCGACGCTGTGGCTCGAGGAGGACTCACGGGACCGCTGTCGGGACGCCGGCGAGTCGTGGCGCGACTGCGAGGCGCTCGACGAGTGGGAGGTGCTCCAGGGATCGCTCGAGGTCGAGACGGACCGTACCTACGACGGCTCGCAGTGCGCGCATCTGACCGCCGATGGCGACGGGGGGACCGTCGTGCGGATCCCGATCGACGGCTACGACCTCTCGCGGACGACGTTCTCGCTCGCGGCGTACGTCGAGACGCCCGGCGACCACTACTCGCCGTTCTTCGACGTCAACGACCCCGCACACGACCAGCAGCTACACTTCCGCAGCCGCCACAAGATCGACGAGCCCGGCTGGCTTCGATACGATCTCGGAGTGACGTTTCGCTCGAACGCGGAGTCGGCCGACGAACCGTATCTCACCGTCGCCTGGTACGGAACCGACGTCGACTGGTACGTCGACGACATCCGCGCAGTGCCGGTCACCGAGGATCCCCACGTGATCGTCCAGTTCGACGACTCGCTGCGGACGACCTACGACACCGCCTATCCGATCATGCGCGAGTACGGGATCCCCGCGACGGTGTTCACGATCACCGGCCGGGTGGGCAACAGCCGGAGTCTCACCCTCGAGCAGATGCGGGAGATGCAGGACGACGGCTGGGAGTTCGGCAGCCACACGGTCTCCCACCCCCGACTGGGCGACCTCTCCCCCGAGGAACAGCGCGAGGAGCTCGAGGGATCGAAGCGGTGGCTGCTCGAGAACGGCTTCGAGGAGTCCGCCGGGCTGTTCGCCTACCCGTTCGGCTCGTTCACCGCGGAGACCGTCGACGTCGCTGCGGACTACTACTACTTCGCCACGCACGGCCAGCGCGGCGCGACCAACCGTACCGTCACGTCGCCGCTGTCCGCGAACCGTCATCCGGGCGACGATCCCGAGCGTTCGAAGGAGCTGGTGGACCTGTTGATGGACGAGACGGTGCCGACCGACACGCTGATCCTCTACTACCACGACGTGATCGAGGGCCACGAGACCTGGATCGATCCGAAGGGCTTCCGCGAGACGATGGCCTACATCAACGAGAAGGACGTCCCTCACCTGCGTACGAGCGACCTCTGGCGACACCAGCTGAACCGGGGTTGA
- a CDS encoding nickel pincer cofactor-dependent isomerase, group 22 has translation MEFPAAETITGTLDPVEFPEFATVEYDPPTPECDDPAAAAHEAVGDLPLEDLPAGATVAVGLGSRGITDVVPVARATIDELRDRGFDPVVVPAMGSHGGATPEGQRETLAGIGLTEEALDCPIDARMEVESVGAGNEPVYLARAALEADAILAVNRVKPHTNFDGPIESGLCKMLAVGFGKHRGAQAIHRRALDRGYVPVLTDALERILESTTVLGGIAIVENFHDQTARVEGVPGDRILEREPALLELAREEMPTLPFDALDVLVVDRIGKDVSGAGMDTNVIGRYEVLNADEPGSPEIDRIVVRGLTEATHGNGQGIGLADLTTVDVLESLDLDQVYTNALTSSSLSKARLPVALPTDEHALTAAVSTIGSYDPAEARIAWIEDTGHLSRFRVSEALAANLPEHCSTTRHERLVFEDGSPRFEDR, from the coding sequence ATGGAGTTTCCCGCCGCCGAGACGATCACGGGGACGCTCGACCCCGTCGAGTTCCCGGAGTTCGCGACCGTCGAGTACGACCCCCCGACGCCCGAGTGTGACGACCCGGCCGCGGCCGCACACGAGGCAGTTGGCGACCTGCCGCTGGAGGACCTCCCGGCAGGCGCGACCGTCGCCGTCGGTCTGGGAAGTCGCGGCATCACCGACGTCGTCCCGGTCGCGCGGGCGACGATCGATGAACTGCGCGATCGGGGGTTCGATCCCGTCGTCGTACCCGCGATGGGCTCGCACGGTGGAGCGACGCCCGAGGGCCAGCGCGAGACGCTCGCGGGGATCGGACTCACCGAGGAGGCGCTCGACTGTCCGATCGACGCCCGGATGGAGGTCGAATCGGTGGGCGCCGGGAACGAACCCGTCTACCTCGCACGCGCGGCCCTCGAGGCCGACGCGATCCTCGCGGTCAACCGCGTGAAACCCCACACGAACTTCGACGGCCCGATCGAGAGCGGGCTCTGTAAGATGCTCGCCGTCGGTTTCGGCAAGCACCGCGGCGCGCAGGCGATCCACCGACGGGCGCTGGATCGCGGCTACGTCCCCGTCCTCACCGACGCCCTCGAGCGGATCCTCGAGTCGACGACCGTCCTAGGGGGGATCGCAATCGTCGAGAACTTCCACGACCAGACGGCTCGCGTCGAGGGCGTACCCGGGGATCGGATCCTCGAACGCGAGCCGGCGCTCCTCGAGCTCGCGCGCGAGGAAATGCCGACGCTCCCGTTCGACGCGCTCGACGTGCTGGTCGTCGACCGCATCGGCAAGGACGTCTCGGGAGCGGGGATGGACACGAACGTGATCGGTCGCTACGAGGTGCTCAACGCCGACGAGCCCGGGTCGCCGGAGATCGACCGAATCGTCGTCCGCGGGCTCACCGAGGCGACCCATGGCAACGGCCAGGGTATCGGGCTGGCCGACCTCACCACCGTCGACGTCCTCGAGTCGCTGGACCTGGATCAGGTCTACACCAACGCGCTAACGAGCAGTTCGCTCTCGAAGGCCCGCCTCCCGGTCGCGCTGCCGACCGACGAGCACGCGCTGACCGCGGCGGTCTCGACGATCGGCTCGTACGACCCCGCCGAGGCGCGCATCGCCTGGATCGAGGACACGGGCCATCTCTCGCGGTTTCGAGTCTCCGAGGCGCTGGCGGCGAACCTCCCCGAGCACTGTTCGACCACTCGCCACGAACGACTGGTCTTCGAGGACGGATCGCCCCGATTCGAGGATCGATAG
- a CDS encoding Nmad3 family putative nucleotide modification protein → MTVDEALLLRVGIDTGTGGAHGPLFPDGRFEYVPIPESKETEERRTYADLLGRHGEALSTYVPHLADRVPHYDPEFTTYTYGDVGRIKCSQLSRLTDGDLLVFYAGLEPIDGSGPARLYAIGYLTVSEVCDLEAMNRDERTAACERFPHNAHVKRAALGPDSRASDRYPVIVRGKPTRSGLFARARPLGTDERLVRPEVARAIGFEGDLTRAGAARILDVDRIAEIRRWLDGDLP, encoded by the coding sequence ATGACCGTCGACGAGGCGCTGTTGTTGCGCGTCGGGATCGACACCGGCACCGGCGGCGCCCACGGCCCGCTGTTTCCCGACGGGCGCTTCGAGTACGTCCCTATCCCGGAGTCGAAGGAAACCGAAGAACGCCGGACGTACGCCGACCTCCTCGGACGCCACGGCGAGGCGCTCTCGACGTACGTCCCCCACCTCGCCGATCGCGTCCCCCATTACGACCCCGAGTTCACCACCTACACCTACGGCGACGTCGGGAGGATCAAGTGCTCACAGCTCTCGCGGCTCACCGATGGCGACCTGCTGGTGTTCTATGCCGGACTCGAACCGATCGACGGCTCGGGTCCCGCGCGGCTGTACGCCATCGGCTATCTCACCGTGAGCGAGGTCTGCGACCTCGAGGCGATGAACCGGGACGAGCGGACGGCCGCGTGCGAGCGTTTCCCCCACAACGCCCACGTGAAACGGGCGGCCCTCGGCCCGGACTCCCGGGCGAGCGACCGGTATCCCGTGATCGTCCGGGGGAAGCCGACGCGAAGCGGCCTGTTCGCTCGCGCCCGCCCGCTCGGGACCGACGAACGCCTCGTCAGACCCGAGGTCGCGCGGGCGATCGGGTTCGAGGGCGATCTGACCCGGGCGGGCGCGGCCCGGATCCTCGACGTCGACCGAATCGCGGAGATCCGGCGGTGGCTCGACGGCGACCTGCCGTGA
- a CDS encoding helix-turn-helix domain-containing protein: protein MTAVIVEFEIPSDRIAMSDTLTQFDEIEFDVQEIVAHDDVVSPFVWVSGVGVDRLESAFDADPSVGSYRRLTEKSDGSVLYEMEWSRDADVVLRLIEEGGAVLHATGGTDCWFFRLLYPTHESLSRSYEECRREGLAVDVIRVYRAKGGDEGTSLLTENQQKTVIEAFDLGYYDIPRRTTLGELAESRGTSHQSLSEQLRRAHRNLIETHVIEGGRSDGHDFEE from the coding sequence ATGACAGCTGTCATCGTGGAGTTCGAAATCCCGTCGGACCGGATCGCGATGAGCGACACGCTGACGCAGTTCGACGAGATCGAATTCGACGTTCAGGAGATCGTCGCCCACGACGACGTCGTTTCCCCGTTCGTCTGGGTCTCCGGTGTCGGCGTCGACCGGCTCGAGTCGGCGTTCGACGCCGACCCCTCGGTCGGCTCCTACCGCCGGCTCACCGAGAAGAGCGACGGCAGCGTCCTGTACGAGATGGAGTGGTCGCGGGACGCCGACGTCGTCCTCCGGCTGATCGAGGAGGGCGGCGCCGTTCTCCACGCGACCGGCGGGACGGACTGCTGGTTCTTCCGGTTGCTGTACCCGACGCACGAGTCGCTCTCGCGAAGCTACGAGGAGTGCCGACGGGAGGGGCTTGCCGTCGACGTCATCCGGGTTTATCGGGCCAAAGGTGGCGACGAGGGGACGTCGCTCCTGACCGAGAACCAGCAGAAAACGGTGATCGAGGCGTTCGATCTGGGTTACTACGACATCCCGCGTCGAACGACGCTGGGCGAGCTCGCCGAATCACGGGGAACGTCCCACCAGTCGCTCTCCGAGCAGCTCCGCCGCGCACACCGCAACCTGATCGAGACCCACGTGATCGAGGGGGGTCGAAGCGACGGACACGACTTCGAGGAGTGA
- a CDS encoding ribonuclease H-like domain-containing protein gives MRIENSFIFVDGVGERTERRLWEAGVTHWDAFADCDVLGPKTNASVDRALEAAREALAAENTRFFADRLPAKRRWRLFENARENACFFDIETTGLDRYSDEVTTVSFHRGGETRTLVAGRNLTPEALDRELDRASLLVSFNGARFDVPFLETAFDRSIDTPHLDLMYPCKRLGLEGGLKAIERELGIERADDDVDGREAVRLWHRYERGDEDALDRLVRYNRADARNLEAISGRVVDALDREVFEAYR, from the coding sequence GTGCGCATCGAGAACAGCTTCATCTTCGTCGACGGGGTCGGCGAACGCACCGAACGGCGCCTGTGGGAGGCGGGAGTCACCCACTGGGACGCCTTCGCCGACTGCGACGTACTGGGGCCGAAGACGAACGCGAGCGTCGATCGGGCGCTCGAGGCCGCCCGCGAGGCGCTCGCCGCCGAGAACACGCGTTTCTTCGCCGATCGGCTCCCCGCGAAGCGTCGCTGGCGGCTCTTCGAGAACGCCCGCGAGAACGCCTGTTTCTTCGACATCGAGACCACCGGGCTGGATCGGTACTCCGACGAAGTGACGACCGTCAGCTTCCACCGCGGGGGCGAGACGCGGACGCTCGTCGCCGGCCGGAACCTCACGCCCGAGGCGCTCGATCGCGAACTCGATCGGGCGTCGCTGCTCGTCTCGTTCAACGGCGCGCGCTTCGACGTCCCCTTCCTCGAGACCGCGTTCGACCGCTCGATCGACACTCCGCACCTGGACCTCATGTACCCCTGTAAGCGGCTCGGCCTCGAGGGCGGGCTGAAGGCGATCGAACGCGAACTCGGCATCGAACGCGCTGACGACGACGTCGACGGCCGGGAAGCCGTCCGGCTCTGGCACCGCTACGAGCGCGGCGACGAGGACGCGCTCGATCGCTTGGTTCGGTACAACCGCGCGGACGCGCGCAACCTGGAGGCGATCTCGGGACGCGTCGTCGACGCGCTCGATCGCGAGGTCTTCGAAGCGTATCGCTAA
- a CDS encoding alanyl-tRNA editing protein, which yields MTEPLYLEDSTVRTFEATVERADGERVVLDRTHFYPTGGGQPHDTGVLRTDGGRARVVDVQGRNVIHHTLEGEVPEPGTTVRGELDWERRLAHMRYHTAQHLLSALLLAEYDAPTVGNQLYADHARLDCRYPRFDERDLDDVERRLNELIDEGRPVRWYTLERESAERELDPKRTRLDLLPESITEVRIVEIGTEHESESESGGPNGRRSAAGEAYDRTACAGTHVSNTADIGRATVTGRRTQGSDGERLEFVLGDE from the coding sequence GTGACCGAACCGCTCTACCTCGAGGACTCGACGGTCAGAACGTTCGAGGCGACGGTCGAGCGCGCCGACGGCGAGCGCGTCGTCCTCGATCGAACCCACTTCTACCCGACGGGCGGCGGCCAGCCCCACGATACCGGCGTCCTCCGAACGGACGGAGGCCGCGCCCGCGTCGTCGACGTGCAGGGACGGAACGTGATCCACCACACGCTCGAGGGCGAAGTCCCCGAGCCCGGGACGACCGTCCGTGGTGAACTCGACTGGGAGCGCCGTCTGGCACACATGCGCTACCACACCGCCCAGCACCTGCTCTCGGCGCTGTTGCTCGCGGAGTACGACGCGCCGACGGTCGGAAACCAGCTCTACGCGGACCACGCCCGCCTCGACTGTCGGTATCCCCGGTTCGACGAACGGGACCTCGACGACGTCGAACGCCGGCTGAACGAACTGATCGACGAGGGTCGGCCGGTGCGGTGGTACACGCTCGAGCGCGAGAGCGCGGAGCGCGAACTCGATCCCAAGCGGACCCGTCTCGATCTCCTGCCCGAGTCGATCACCGAGGTGCGGATCGTCGAGATCGGAACGGAGCACGAGTCCGAGTCCGAGTCCGGCGGTCCGAACGGTCGCCGGTCGGCGGCCGGAGAGGCGTACGACAGGACCGCGTGTGCGGGCACGCACGTCTCGAACACGGCCGATATCGGCCGCGCGACGGTGACGGGACGACGGACGCAGGGAAGTGATGGGGAACGTCTCGAGTTCGTCCTCGGAGACGAATAG
- a CDS encoding HD domain-containing protein, which yields MGVEIKETPVSDAEFESMKRFVYEYLDASVKNEDEGGRMRWYPWHSAEYRFNHTLNVLSLATEIARKEGADVDVVRVATLFHDVAKLDADQDVHAEEGARVAREYLSSRTSVPGSFIDRVCNAIEAHSHQGELDAVSLEARCLIEADLLDKVGANGTALMLLRMGYEARTHMDAATIVDRVYERGKEAVSRVESDTARSMAHERLKRVRWFREWLESEVPEMDCEPPEGL from the coding sequence ATGGGCGTTGAAATCAAGGAGACGCCCGTCTCCGACGCCGAGTTCGAGTCGATGAAGCGGTTCGTCTACGAGTACCTCGACGCGAGCGTCAAGAACGAGGACGAGGGGGGCCGGATGCGATGGTACCCGTGGCACTCCGCGGAGTACCGCTTCAACCACACGCTGAACGTCCTCTCGCTCGCGACGGAGATCGCCCGCAAGGAGGGAGCTGACGTCGACGTGGTCCGGGTCGCGACGCTGTTTCACGACGTCGCCAAACTCGACGCCGACCAGGACGTCCACGCCGAGGAGGGCGCGCGCGTCGCCCGCGAGTACCTCTCCTCGCGAACGTCGGTCCCCGGGTCGTTCATCGACCGGGTATGTAACGCGATCGAGGCCCACTCCCACCAGGGCGAACTGGACGCCGTCTCGCTCGAGGCGCGCTGTCTCATCGAGGCCGACCTGCTCGATAAGGTCGGCGCGAACGGCACCGCGCTGATGCTGCTTCGCATGGGCTACGAGGCCCGAACGCACATGGACGCCGCGACGATCGTCGACCGGGTGTACGAACGCGGAAAGGAGGCGGTCTCGCGCGTCGAGAGCGACACCGCACGGAGCATGGCCCACGAGCGGCTCAAGCGGGTGCGCTGGTTTCGCGAGTGGCTCGAGAGCGAGGTGCCCGAGATGGACTGCGAGCCGCCCGAGGGGCTATAG
- a CDS encoding LysE family transporter: MSSIVAAVAGVVLGLSLAAPPGPMNAVIAEESAVRGWIAGFRAGLGAMSADACFLLVALAGVATVLRDAPTLRAVMTGVGGVLMLYFALDAARSARESFGGREAGPSRGFRRTFVLSLTNPYQVLWWLTVGVTLLDSGSLAFTVPAAGTIAVSTGSVAIVVGFFAGIALWITAFPATLVALGRRIDGFAPLVAGASAAVLAGFGLLFLYRAAVTL; this comes from the coding sequence GTGTCGTCGATCGTCGCAGCCGTCGCCGGCGTCGTGCTCGGGCTCTCGCTCGCGGCGCCGCCGGGACCGATGAACGCCGTCATCGCCGAGGAGAGCGCCGTCCGAGGGTGGATCGCGGGATTTCGAGCCGGACTGGGCGCGATGAGCGCCGACGCCTGCTTCCTCCTCGTCGCGCTCGCCGGCGTCGCGACCGTGCTGCGGGACGCCCCGACGCTGCGGGCAGTGATGACCGGCGTCGGCGGCGTTCTCATGCTCTACTTCGCGCTCGACGCCGCCAGGAGCGCCCGCGAGTCGTTCGGCGGTCGCGAGGCCGGCCCCTCGAGGGGGTTTCGACGGACGTTCGTACTCTCGCTCACCAACCCGTATCAGGTCCTCTGGTGGCTCACGGTCGGCGTGACGCTGCTCGATTCCGGCAGCCTCGCGTTCACGGTGCCCGCCGCGGGGACGATCGCGGTCTCGACGGGGAGCGTCGCCATCGTCGTCGGCTTCTTCGCCGGGATCGCGCTCTGGATCACGGCGTTTCCCGCGACGCTGGTCGCGCTCGGCCGACGGATCGACGGGTTCGCGCCGCTGGTCGCGGGCGCGAGCGCCGCGGTGCTCGCGGGGTTCGGCCTGCTGTTTCTCTACCGGGCGGCCGTGACGCTATAG
- a CDS encoding TMEM165/GDT1 family protein, which yields MTGWVEVLVIAFAAQLFALPGEKGQFVIAGLATRFHPLVVVAGASCAFGGWTVLEIALGQALQGALPKLYLDAATAALFVAFAALLIYSAPEKGTSTATDGGLLPDIDVGDGGRLAGFVPSFSVMALGEFGDKTQIVTIGLAARYAEGSAIWLGEMLAIVPVSLVNAYFFDRFAHRLEAYDGKRYLYFCSAAVFLLFAADVVLEHAIGVSLLPL from the coding sequence ATGACGGGCTGGGTCGAGGTGCTGGTGATCGCCTTCGCCGCACAGCTGTTCGCGCTTCCCGGCGAGAAGGGACAGTTCGTCATCGCCGGACTTGCGACGAGGTTCCACCCGCTCGTCGTCGTCGCCGGCGCCAGCTGTGCGTTCGGCGGCTGGACGGTTCTCGAGATCGCGCTCGGCCAGGCGCTTCAAGGGGCGCTCCCGAAGCTGTACCTCGACGCCGCGACCGCCGCGCTGTTCGTCGCGTTCGCGGCGCTCCTGATCTACTCGGCGCCCGAGAAGGGCACATCGACTGCGACGGACGGCGGGCTGCTCCCTGATATCGACGTCGGCGACGGCGGTCGGCTGGCCGGGTTCGTCCCCTCGTTCTCGGTGATGGCGCTCGGCGAGTTCGGCGACAAGACCCAGATCGTCACCATCGGGCTCGCGGCCCGGTACGCCGAAGGGTCGGCGATCTGGCTGGGTGAGATGCTGGCGATCGTGCCCGTGAGCCTCGTGAACGCGTACTTCTTCGATCGGTTCGCCCATCGGTTGGAGGCGTACGACGGGAAGCGCTATCTCTACTTCTGTTCCGCGGCGGTGTTCCTCCTGTTCGCCGCGGACGTCGTCCTCGAGCACGCGATCGGCGTCTCGTTGCTTCCGCTGTAG